ACTGCAACATAGCCTCGGGGCACGAAAAAGTCATGGGTCCCCTTGGCCATTTCCGAAGATGATTTTTTGCCGTACGGCGTGCCTTCCATCAGAGCCGGAAACATGCCGTCGGCTTTGGGTCGGTGCACGTCGGCCTTGACGATGGTGCCGTCACGCAAGGCGATTTCCACGTCATAATCAACAATAACCTCGTACTGCGGTTTCGATGGCTCGCCCAGCTTGGCGTTGGGGTTACCCTTGACCGCCCAGGCGACCTGCGCAATGGAAAGTATCAGGACGCAGGCTACAACACCAATCCACAGCCTCCAGACAGGTTGGACAAATCGTTTTTTCATAATAACTCCTCCTTGAATTAAAAATGTGAGTGGTGGAACTCTTCCGCAGATGATTCCGGCTTCACCTGCAATTCATTGTTTTTATTGTAAAATAGAGGCCAACCGGGTCAGGGGATTTGCTCCGAAAGGGCAGACACCGGGGGTCCGATTGGTTGCCGAGAAGAACCATGTCAGCATGATCTCGGCCATCACCAAGGACGGAAAGGTTCGGTTCATGATGCATCGGGACCCCATGAACTCCAGGCTTTTGATGAAGTTCATGACCCGTCTGACGAAAGATACCGGTCGCAAGGCCTTTTTGATTCTGGATAATCTTCGTGTTCATCATAACCTAGAAGGCAGACAATGGTTGGAAGATCATCACGAACAGATTGAAGTTTTTCATCTTCCATCCTATTCGTCGGAGCTCAATTCGGATGAACACTTGAACGGAAATCTCAAGAACAAAATTCACTCAGGGGAGCCAGTCCGCAACCGGGAAGATTTGGAAAAGAAAACCCGTTCATTCATGAAAACGCTCATCTAGAAGCTACTTCAAACATCATAAAGTTGACTATGCCGCATAACAAAATTCATATGTTTATTTA
This is a stretch of genomic DNA from Syntrophales bacterium. It encodes these proteins:
- a CDS encoding transposase encodes the protein MIPASPAIHCFYCKIEANRVRGFAPKGQTPGVRLVAEKNHVSMISAITKDGKVRFMMHRDPMNSRLLMKFMTRLTKDTGRKAFLILDNLRVHHNLEGRQWLEDHHEQIEVFHLPSYSSELNSDEHLNGNLKNKIHSGEPVRNREDLEKKTRSFMKTLI